Proteins from one Telopea speciosissima isolate NSW1024214 ecotype Mountain lineage chromosome 1, Tspe_v1, whole genome shotgun sequence genomic window:
- the LOC122650946 gene encoding uncharacterized protein LOC122650946, translating into MGSSSLWSSDTLMFPWVASIWRGTGLHPSGPAEQEVRRTISATPKTPITILIEEGDDSPPSDPPETEREKKIREKVAELEVAIKGKVKEKDEEDLVFFPEGKFPEDFKWKLDKFDGSRDPRAHLKIFATFGRSWGPFENQMGQAFLYSLAGSVLRWLTQLDHTQTQSWASMVQVFMKQYLYNTEMDITRRELETLRQELNEKFLNFIMRFREKATKMWNHPIEEEQVEILLENLYDEYHEKIYYQHIKTFDALITIGKKIEDKIFKEKQAQGVTQETTGTYFGRKYSRAKGGNAIGRSHQAAEVQVVTAGTTPHVIQAELELPKRTFNFGGMTPTLLFTKLKKEGMINSVPPRHVDLNNPSTWYKSNLYCYYNDQKGHHTDRCIFLKHAIPDLIDKGKIKLQAKQ; encoded by the coding sequence atgggaagttcctcactttggtcttCAGACACTTTAATGTTCCCTTGGGTGGCGAGTATATGGAGAGGGACAGGTCTACACCCATCTGGACCTGCAGAGCAAGAAGTAAGGAGGACCATCTCTGCAACCCCCAAAACTCCGATCACTATACTGATAGAGGAGGGAGATGACAGTCCACCTTCAGATCCCCCTGAGactgagagggagaagaaaataagagagaaagttGCGGAACTTGAGGTGGCAATCAAAGGTAAGGTTaaggaaaaagatgaagaagacttGGTATTCTTCCCCGAGGGAAAATTCCCTGAAGACTTCAAGTGGAAactggataagttcgacggGTCAAGAGACCCTAGAGCTCATCTCAAGATCTTCGCCACCTTCGGTCGATCGTGGGGACCTTttgagaaccaaatgggacaggcatTCTTGTATTCCTTGGCTGGATCTGTGTTGCGATGGTTAACGCAATTGGATCATACCCAAACTCAATCTTGGGCATCTATGGTACAGGTGTTCATGAAACAGTATTTGTATAATACTGAGATGGATATCACCCGGAGGGAGCTGGAGACTCTAAGGCAAGAACTAAATGAAAAATTCTTGAATTTCATCATGAGATTCAGGGAAAAGGCCACGAAAATGTGGAACCACCCTATAGAGGAAGAACAAGTCGAGATTTTGCTTGAAAACTTGTACGATGAATATCACGaaaagatatactaccagcacatcaagacatttgatgcacTCATAACCATtggaaagaagattgaagataaaaTCTTCAAAGAGAAACAAGCCCAAGGTGTAACCCAAGAGACCACTGGAACCTACTTTGGAAGGAAATATTCAAGGGCAAAGGGAGGGAATGCTATAGGAAGAAGTCACCAAGCAGCAGAAGTACAAGTGGTGACCGCCGGGACCACACCCCACGTGATCCAAGCTGAGCTTGAACTTCCTAAAAGAACTTTCAATTTCGGAGGGATGACACCCACGTTGTTATTTACCAAGCTCAAAAAGGAAGGGATGATCAATTCGGTTCCCCCTAGGCATGTGGATCTAAATAATCCATCCACGTGGTACAAGTCCAATCTCTATTGCTATTATAATGACCAGAAGGGGCATCACACAGATAGATGTATATTCCTCAAGCATGCGATCCCGGATTTGATTGACAAAGGTAAAATTAAACTGCAGGCTAAGCAGTAG